In one Candidatus Hydrogenedentota bacterium genomic region, the following are encoded:
- a CDS encoding ABC transporter permease gives MKPQRIWAVSRKEFIHILRDPRSLGMAIAIPMLLLVLFGYALTLDVDEVPMVVWDQSQSHASREFIARFAGSRYFSLRGYVRNYREVERAIDTRQALLAIVIPTDFADRLESLQETPVQVIVDGSDSNTATIAMGYVDILALAHSQEVVLAQARRVTGKSFEQPIDFRPRVWFNADLESKNYIIPGLIAVIMMVIAALLTSLTVAREWERGTMEQLISTPVKGHELILGKLFPYFVIGMLDMLLAVLMGEFVFHVPLRGNVALLFAMAAIFLAGALSMGMVISIVTKSQLLASQLAMVLTFLPSFLLSGFMYAIGNMPRAIQVLTHVIPARYFVALLKGIYLKGIGLEVLALEALLLTVFGAAMVALANFKFKKKLA, from the coding sequence ATGAAGCCTCAGCGCATATGGGCGGTGAGCCGGAAGGAGTTCATCCACATCCTGCGCGACCCGCGAAGCCTCGGCATGGCCATCGCCATCCCGATGCTTCTGCTCGTTCTGTTCGGGTATGCCCTGACGCTGGACGTGGACGAAGTGCCCATGGTTGTCTGGGATCAGAGCCAGTCCCATGCGAGCCGGGAGTTCATCGCGCGTTTTGCGGGCTCCCGCTATTTCTCCTTGCGCGGCTATGTGAGGAACTACCGCGAGGTCGAACGGGCCATTGATACGCGGCAGGCGTTGCTTGCCATTGTCATTCCCACAGATTTCGCAGACCGCCTCGAATCGCTCCAAGAGACGCCGGTCCAAGTCATTGTAGACGGCAGCGACTCGAATACGGCCACTATTGCCATGGGCTATGTGGACATCCTTGCCCTCGCTCATTCACAGGAGGTCGTTCTGGCGCAGGCACGCCGCGTCACGGGCAAGAGCTTCGAGCAGCCCATCGATTTTCGGCCCCGGGTGTGGTTTAACGCCGACCTGGAATCCAAGAACTACATCATTCCCGGACTTATCGCCGTCATCATGATGGTGATTGCCGCGTTGTTGACCTCGCTGACCGTGGCCCGGGAATGGGAACGGGGCACGATGGAGCAGCTGATCTCCACGCCCGTCAAAGGACATGAACTGATCCTGGGAAAACTCTTTCCGTATTTCGTTATCGGGATGCTGGACATGTTGCTGGCCGTGCTCATGGGGGAGTTCGTGTTTCACGTGCCGCTGCGCGGAAACGTGGCCCTGCTGTTTGCGATGGCCGCTATCTTCCTCGCGGGGGCATTGTCCATGGGGATGGTGATCAGCATCGTGACCAAGAGCCAGTTGCTGGCCAGTCAGTTGGCCATGGTGCTCACCTTCCTGCCCTCGTTCCTGCTGTCCGGATTCATGTACGCCATCGGCAACATGCCGCGTGCGATCCAGGTGCTCACGCACGTCATCCCGGCCCGTTACTTTGTGGCGTTGCTCAAGGGCATCTACCTGAAAGGGATCGGGCTGGAAGTCCTGGCGCTCGAGGCCTTGCTGTTGACGGTATTCGGCGCCGCCATGGTGGCCTTGGCAAACTTCAAGTTCAAGAAGAAGCTCGCGTAG